A single genomic interval of Tsukamurella paurometabola harbors:
- a CDS encoding glycosyltransferase, whose amino-acid sequence MKVCILAMGSRGDVQPTIAIGLALRARGHDVTIAAMGDPLVRLIRSAGLDAHRLNDVVPDYDDDYRDVIHRPVERMRAYGRWLVRNIATISRETEAVCRGADVVLTHSDAVDFALPITRRSGATIISYRFFPGTTNSVYPMTQYTPAGLTSDVLSRSPRVVKRATWALGDSFTWTHVRAAVNFHRMSVGEAPYRSRRAKNRDANEIVDLQLYDAALTPDLVPEFSRTRPMLGFLEVPADAWLRQGEQKRTDADLMAWLTDGDAPIYWGFGSMRIADPDGMARTFARVCAERGRRGLIVAGWSDLVGADLGEHVRVVDEVVHAEVLPHCSAAVHHGGAGTTAASLRAGLPTLICPVLADQPFWGARVTDLGVGACLPMRSMTPERLHAAFDLLLDPATRRRAQRISSLIDLGDIPARRAATIIESIAEDDGVDVRTVAPVTAPDTVDFDTADVVSLAGLEV is encoded by the coding sequence GGCACGACGTCACGATCGCGGCGATGGGCGATCCGCTGGTGCGGCTCATCCGCTCGGCCGGCCTCGACGCGCACCGGCTCAACGACGTCGTCCCCGATTACGACGACGACTACCGCGACGTGATCCACCGGCCGGTCGAGCGGATGCGGGCCTACGGCCGCTGGCTGGTGCGCAACATCGCCACCATCTCCCGGGAGACCGAGGCCGTCTGCCGCGGCGCCGACGTGGTGCTCACCCATTCGGACGCCGTCGATTTCGCGCTCCCGATCACACGGCGCAGCGGCGCGACCATCATCAGCTACCGGTTCTTCCCCGGCACCACCAACAGCGTGTACCCCATGACGCAGTACACGCCGGCGGGCCTGACCAGCGACGTGCTGTCGCGGTCGCCGCGCGTGGTCAAGCGCGCGACGTGGGCGCTCGGCGACTCCTTCACCTGGACCCACGTGCGGGCGGCGGTGAACTTCCACCGGATGTCCGTCGGCGAGGCGCCGTACCGGTCCCGCCGGGCGAAGAACCGCGATGCCAACGAGATCGTCGACCTGCAGCTCTACGACGCCGCCCTCACTCCGGACCTGGTGCCCGAGTTCAGCCGCACCCGGCCGATGCTCGGCTTCCTCGAGGTCCCCGCCGACGCCTGGCTGCGCCAGGGCGAGCAGAAGCGCACCGACGCCGACCTCATGGCCTGGCTCACCGACGGCGACGCCCCGATCTACTGGGGCTTCGGCAGTATGCGGATCGCGGACCCGGACGGGATGGCGCGCACCTTCGCCCGGGTCTGCGCCGAACGCGGTCGCCGCGGGCTCATCGTCGCCGGGTGGAGCGATCTGGTCGGCGCCGATCTCGGCGAGCACGTCCGCGTGGTCGACGAGGTGGTGCACGCGGAGGTCCTGCCGCACTGCTCCGCGGCCGTCCACCACGGCGGCGCCGGCACGACCGCCGCCTCGCTGCGGGCCGGCCTGCCCACCCTGATCTGCCCGGTCCTGGCCGACCAGCCGTTCTGGGGCGCCCGCGTCACGGACCTCGGCGTGGGTGCCTGCCTGCCGATGCGCTCGATGACGCCGGAGCGCCTGCACGCCGCCTTCGACCTCCTGCTCGACCCGGCCACCCGCCGTCGCGCGCAACGCATCTCGTCGCTCATCGACCTCGGCGACATCCCGGCCCGCCGCGCGGCGACGATCATCGAGTCGATCGCGGAGGACGACGGGGTGGACGTGCGGACCGTCGCCCCGGTGACCGCGCCCGACACCGTCGACTTCGATACGGCCGACGTGGTCTCCCTCGCCGGCCTGGAGGTGTGA